In the genome of Croceimicrobium hydrocarbonivorans, one region contains:
- a CDS encoding helix-turn-helix domain-containing protein has product MKASSKLSIAVLPLVNRSSDPEDEYISDGMTEELILSLSKIPGLKVSALTSSFSFKEKALDIRDIGAQLGVDNLLEGSIRKSGNQLRVSLQLINVEDGFCLWADRFKRDISDIFVLQDEISLVVADRIRENFGHLEFSDNLVNKSTSSISAYEHYLKGRHKMREWTAENLETAIAHQKQAIAEDPSFAKAYFEIAWSYIMLIAWGYIDPEETIELVHSYARRGKSLVQESAEYYYLMATEAFWLHWDFKKSRAFLLQALALDPDNSTMLESMAELCLPSGHFEEGLQYINQSLEIDPLSPNHWFTKAHLLNFKGEQEEALKLYDYCLELNPKFSLAWGHKIQILLQLQRKAEMASCLVHCAAPEKVEELYLRMHGSPTEKEKLSLPASDAESSLFPWNLYLWAHSDHLEEATAYLQKMIHQKAGTCINYRFDPLLKPLREYPSAQALFELESWDSIQNRKVQTHAEEKPDFQFLKQLEELIQAEELYLNPKLSLRELAEILNCSPNYLSWQINKGLGQNFNEYVNGFRLKRFQHIALLPENKSLTLLALAFDSGFNTKSVFNEYFKKQTGLSPRAWLKARQLP; this is encoded by the coding sequence ATGAAAGCAAGTAGCAAACTCTCCATAGCCGTTTTACCCCTGGTGAACCGATCCAGTGATCCGGAGGATGAATACATCAGCGATGGGATGACGGAGGAGCTAATCCTCTCCCTTAGTAAAATTCCGGGCTTAAAGGTGAGTGCCCTAACCTCTTCCTTTAGCTTTAAGGAAAAGGCCCTCGATATTAGAGATATTGGTGCGCAATTGGGGGTAGATAACCTATTGGAAGGCAGCATCCGCAAATCCGGGAATCAGCTGCGCGTCAGTTTGCAATTGATCAATGTAGAGGATGGCTTTTGCCTTTGGGCCGATCGCTTTAAGCGGGATATATCCGACATCTTCGTCCTGCAAGATGAAATCAGCCTGGTGGTGGCCGATCGAATTCGTGAGAATTTTGGGCACCTTGAATTTTCGGATAACTTGGTAAATAAGAGCACCAGCAGCATTTCGGCCTATGAGCATTACCTAAAAGGCCGACATAAGATGCGAGAGTGGACCGCCGAAAATCTGGAAACCGCCATTGCCCATCAAAAGCAAGCCATCGCCGAAGATCCCAGCTTTGCTAAGGCCTATTTCGAAATTGCCTGGTCCTATATTATGCTTATCGCCTGGGGATATATTGATCCCGAGGAAACGATAGAACTGGTACATTCCTATGCCCGACGAGGTAAAAGCCTGGTGCAGGAATCCGCAGAATACTATTACCTAATGGCCACCGAAGCCTTTTGGCTCCATTGGGATTTCAAGAAATCGCGGGCCTTCTTACTTCAGGCATTAGCCTTAGATCCGGATAACAGCACTATGCTCGAAAGCATGGCCGAGCTCTGTCTGCCTTCCGGTCATTTTGAGGAAGGCTTGCAATACATCAACCAAAGTCTGGAGATAGATCCTCTTTCCCCAAATCACTGGTTTACCAAGGCCCATCTCCTCAATTTTAAAGGAGAACAGGAAGAGGCCCTGAAGCTCTATGACTATTGCCTCGAGCTCAATCCTAAATTCAGTTTGGCTTGGGGACATAAAATTCAAATCTTACTTCAATTGCAGCGCAAGGCAGAAATGGCAAGCTGCTTAGTGCATTGCGCTGCCCCGGAAAAAGTGGAGGAGCTCTATCTGCGTATGCATGGCTCCCCCACCGAAAAGGAAAAGCTAAGTCTGCCTGCCAGCGATGCCGAAAGCAGCCTCTTTCCCTGGAACCTTTACCTCTGGGCGCATTCTGATCATTTGGAAGAAGCCACCGCTTATCTCCAGAAAATGATCCATCAGAAAGCTGGCACCTGCATCAATTATCGCTTTGATCCCCTGCTAAAGCCCCTAAGAGAATATCCTTCCGCGCAAGCGCTATTCGAATTGGAGAGTTGGGATAGTATCCAAAACCGAAAGGTCCAGACTCATGCAGAGGAAAAACCGGATTTTCAATTCTTAAAACAACTTGAGGAATTAATTCAAGCGGAGGAGCTCTACCTCAACCCTAAGCTGAGCTTGCGAGAATTGGCCGAAATCCTGAATTGCAGCCCTAACTATCTATCTTGGCAAATCAATAAGGGTTTGGGGCAAAACTTTAATGAATATGTCAATGGCTTCCGCCTGAAGCGTTTCCAGCATATTGCCCTCCTGCCGGAAAACAAATCCCTTACCCTGCTAGCTTTGGCCTTCGACAGTGGTTTCAATACCAAATCCGTCTTTAACGAGTACTTTAAAAAGCAAACCGGATTAAGTCCGCGTGCCTGGTTAAAAGCCCGGCAACTTCCTTAA
- a CDS encoding outer membrane beta-barrel protein, with protein sequence MLANRNTAILFLFLFLSMHSVAQHRVGLQIIGGVNQMETDWNTELETYTLLLAPYAAFGAFYQYELSEHWTTGCDVQFQQLYAKEKVGIPLRDQNNQVMGEIYNTYNRQFLYYSMPVYIAYSWEDWQIQVGWQTSWLLGSSARLRSEFTENGTLVQSDIRYDDVPIKDLDFGPRFGLAYQITDRWQIESLCYQGIAQVALDNARWEARFWHVGLGVRYGLGVLR encoded by the coding sequence ATGTTAGCAAACCGAAATACTGCTATTCTCTTTTTATTCCTTTTTCTTTCCATGCATAGTGTGGCACAACATCGAGTAGGCTTGCAGATAATAGGAGGGGTCAACCAGATGGAAACCGATTGGAATACGGAATTGGAAACCTACACTTTGCTTTTAGCTCCCTATGCTGCTTTTGGAGCATTTTACCAATATGAATTATCCGAGCATTGGACAACGGGTTGTGATGTGCAGTTTCAGCAGCTTTATGCGAAAGAGAAAGTGGGGATACCGCTTCGAGATCAGAATAATCAAGTGATGGGGGAGATCTATAATACCTACAATCGACAGTTTTTATACTACTCCATGCCGGTATATATTGCCTATTCCTGGGAGGATTGGCAAATTCAAGTCGGTTGGCAAACCTCCTGGTTATTAGGAAGTAGTGCCCGCTTGAGGAGCGAATTCACGGAAAATGGAACTCTGGTTCAGTCTGATATTCGTTATGATGATGTACCCATCAAGGATTTGGATTTCGGTCCGCGCTTTGGGCTTGCTTATCAAATTACCGATCGTTGGCAAATAGAAAGTTTATGCTATCAAGGCATTGCTCAGGTAGCATTGGATAATGCCCGATGGGAAGCCCGCTTTTGGCATGTGGGGCTGGGAGTGAGATATGGGCTGGGGGTCTTAAGGTAG
- a CDS encoding XAC2610-related protein — MLLVLLALILYYWESSPLQGSEETKEVAQKVSEPLIKEEKNSDTLIFSLESVLGVSDYDVRLIQIDSSFVSEDIPNQRLELVHQVNSTFQVIYSDLIHSDFEKVQFKDFNSDHIPDLLIQCISDVRSNWTYNLYLIEKDGPSLKKIEGFNRIKNPEWDYETGLIRSYVVSGQDYKELYRINRNDSVERFEWEVASPIKEE, encoded by the coding sequence GTGCTGTTGGTACTACTGGCATTGATCCTATATTATTGGGAAAGTAGCCCTTTACAAGGTTCTGAGGAAACTAAGGAAGTGGCACAAAAGGTTTCAGAGCCCCTAATAAAAGAGGAAAAGAACAGTGATACCCTGATTTTTAGTTTGGAGTCGGTCCTGGGTGTATCCGACTATGATGTACGATTGATTCAAATCGATTCTAGTTTTGTGAGTGAAGACATTCCGAATCAGCGGCTTGAATTGGTTCATCAGGTGAATTCTACATTTCAAGTGATTTATAGCGATCTCATTCATTCTGATTTTGAAAAGGTGCAGTTTAAAGATTTCAATAGTGATCATATTCCTGACCTCTTAATACAATGTATTTCAGATGTTCGCAGTAATTGGACCTATAATCTCTATTTGATAGAAAAGGATGGTCCAAGCCTTAAGAAGATTGAAGGTTTTAATAGGATTAAAAATCCAGAATGGGATTATGAGACGGGACTAATTCGTTCCTATGTCGTATCTGGTCAGGATTATAAGGAGCTGTATCGCATTAACCGCAATGATAGTGTAGAACGATTTGAATGGGAGGTAGCCAGTCCAATTAAGGAAGAATAG
- a CDS encoding DDE-type integrase/transposase/recombinase, producing the protein MSIRRSCHLLGFSRQAYYKPQALRRELVGLEDGLRSLILSARVACPGLGCRPIYYAHADQLSIGRDKFEALAAELGLQVKRNTRYIRTTKSDQRKFDNLLIDKQVRSINEVWQADMTYYLKGSKWYYLMFITDVYSQRILGYGAYSRASAVHFKEVLKQAIATRKKDGYTNLSGLIHHSDGGRQYEERSYREYCKGKGLKQSMCYYSWENPYAEKTNDLIKNRYLNYWKPTNLHELRLCLKQAVEHHNKFQQKRVLNNSTPIDFEWKIKSMESSPSNYTLNLKPSKPRTKNKKYKLVEISE; encoded by the coding sequence GTGTCGATCAGGAGAAGTTGTCATTTGCTGGGCTTTAGCCGGCAGGCCTACTACAAGCCCCAAGCTCTAAGAAGGGAGCTTGTTGGGCTTGAAGACGGCCTGCGTAGCCTGATCCTGTCCGCGCGTGTGGCCTGCCCTGGCTTAGGTTGTAGACCCATCTATTATGCTCATGCGGATCAGCTTTCCATTGGACGGGATAAGTTCGAGGCATTGGCTGCTGAACTGGGCTTACAGGTTAAAAGGAATACTAGGTATATCCGAACCACCAAAAGCGACCAACGTAAGTTTGACAACCTTCTCATTGATAAACAAGTACGATCCATCAATGAAGTTTGGCAAGCCGATATGACCTATTATCTGAAAGGATCAAAATGGTATTATTTGATGTTCATTACGGATGTTTATTCTCAAAGGATCCTAGGCTATGGGGCTTATAGCAGAGCTAGCGCAGTCCACTTCAAAGAGGTTTTAAAGCAGGCCATTGCCACTCGAAAGAAAGACGGCTACACCAACTTAAGCGGTCTTATTCATCATAGTGATGGAGGCCGACAGTATGAAGAGCGTAGCTATCGTGAGTATTGCAAAGGCAAAGGCCTAAAGCAAAGTATGTGTTACTATTCATGGGAAAACCCCTATGCAGAGAAAACCAATGATTTGATTAAAAACCGATACCTCAATTACTGGAAGCCTACTAACCTTCATGAGCTCAGACTATGCCTCAAACAAGCAGTGGAACACCATAACAAGTTCCAGCAAAAGCGAGTATTGAATAATAGCACTCCAATAGACTTTGAATGGAAAATCAAATCCATGGAATCCAGTCCAAGTAATTACACTTTAAACCTTAAGCCCAGTAAGCCTAGAACTAAAAACAAAAAGTATAAATTAGTAGAAATATCTGAGTAG
- a CDS encoding transposase, translated as MGQKESLRRQRVFSETLRKEVVKQIESGELRVYQACRIFEIKSPQTVYNWLNKYSRTLKTQTRIVVENNSVDKRLKELEARTKELEAALGRKQLEADLYRHIVDLASEEYKVDLKKSFGARASKGK; from the coding sequence ATGGGACAAAAAGAAAGCTTAAGACGTCAACGTGTATTTAGTGAGACCTTGCGCAAGGAAGTGGTCAAACAGATTGAATCGGGAGAACTTCGGGTATATCAAGCCTGTAGGATTTTCGAGATTAAATCACCGCAAACGGTTTATAACTGGTTAAACAAGTATTCTCGTACCTTGAAGACACAAACACGCATAGTAGTGGAAAACAATAGTGTTGACAAACGTCTGAAGGAATTAGAGGCGCGCACCAAAGAGTTGGAGGCTGCTTTAGGACGAAAGCAGTTAGAAGCCGATTTGTACCGCCATATCGTAGATCTGGCCTCAGAAGAATATAAGGTGGATCTAAAAAAAAGTTTTGGCGCCAGAGCATCCAAAGGCAAATAA
- a CDS encoding mucoidy inhibitor MuiA family protein produces the protein MRKWIVLLACLSLNSIALRAADTLRLKSKIDRVTVFFSGAEVFSQAQLQVNKGEHFIIIENLPPNADPQSIKVSGLDGVLIHSVNHRVVEHLPWKDPEIRRLKEEEKALIHQIGALSEKQEVYHIEKRIIIENSKLSNGESSLTAAQIREAADFYRQRLMELSLKQVELQNQITSLHNQWDSLKLKYNKRFVAIKSSQLEITIKLECLRPLRDSLNFSYYTAFAGWTPHYDVRVNSLDQPISLIYKANIYQSSGVDWSHVKLKLSTENPQLSRIAPKIATWILPNKEQTSRYQKPQQASRLLGKVLSPEGAPVPYAPIEIYQGSFDNLIYQTLSDAKGEYSLKPLTTGNYFVKVNHFAYQEFRQSLRISGPEVKFDIKLEKTQILVDGGNHSTKSTKVVTAEDIQNMAVRDITTVGGSYQRIVQVPIMATGTSNDISNLQYEIRKQQSIPSDGKDYSFDMQEAKVPTHYVYQIVPKLDPRAYLIAEISDWEQLQLLPGPARMYLYGSYVGITEVDPSTIKDTLRLSLGQDKGLNVERKVDELVEAEGFFGDDIGKQMAWDIEIRNLKNEMVSLLVYDQVPLSGRDYIRVKALDLGGAKLNSKTGELVWKIDLDAKETRTLKFSYQVRYPRTVTID, from the coding sequence ATGAGAAAGTGGATTGTCCTATTAGCCTGTTTGTCCCTGAATAGTATTGCCTTGAGGGCTGCAGATACATTGCGGTTGAAATCGAAAATTGATAGGGTTACAGTATTCTTCTCCGGTGCGGAGGTCTTCTCCCAGGCTCAGCTGCAAGTAAATAAGGGAGAGCATTTTATTATTATCGAAAACCTACCGCCTAATGCCGATCCCCAGAGTATAAAGGTGAGCGGTTTGGATGGAGTGCTAATTCATTCGGTTAACCATCGAGTTGTGGAGCATTTACCTTGGAAAGACCCCGAAATACGTAGACTTAAAGAAGAGGAAAAAGCACTGATTCATCAAATTGGAGCTTTAAGTGAAAAGCAGGAAGTCTATCATATTGAAAAAAGAATAATCATTGAAAACAGTAAACTCAGCAATGGGGAAAGTAGTTTAACCGCTGCTCAAATTCGGGAAGCCGCCGATTTCTACCGTCAGCGATTAATGGAACTCAGTTTAAAACAAGTAGAACTTCAAAATCAGATTACTAGCCTGCATAATCAATGGGATAGTCTGAAATTGAAATACAATAAACGTTTTGTTGCCATTAAGAGCTCTCAATTAGAGATCACCATTAAATTAGAATGCTTGAGACCTTTGCGGGATAGTCTAAACTTTAGCTATTATACCGCTTTCGCGGGATGGACCCCACACTATGATGTTCGGGTGAATAGCCTCGATCAGCCCATAAGTCTAATTTACAAGGCCAATATTTATCAGTCCAGCGGCGTAGATTGGAGCCATGTGAAGTTGAAACTTTCTACTGAAAACCCACAACTGAGCCGCATTGCTCCGAAGATTGCCACTTGGATATTACCTAATAAGGAACAGACTTCACGTTATCAAAAGCCACAACAAGCTTCACGTCTGCTGGGAAAGGTCTTAAGTCCAGAAGGGGCGCCGGTTCCCTATGCACCCATCGAAATCTATCAGGGTTCATTCGATAATCTTATTTATCAGACTCTTAGTGATGCCAAAGGAGAATACAGCCTTAAACCCCTAACAACAGGGAATTACTTTGTGAAGGTAAATCACTTTGCCTACCAAGAGTTTAGGCAATCCCTCCGTATTTCCGGACCAGAAGTTAAATTCGATATCAAGCTGGAAAAAACTCAGATACTGGTTGATGGAGGAAACCATTCCACCAAGAGCACCAAAGTAGTAACGGCCGAGGATATTCAAAACATGGCGGTGCGCGATATTACTACGGTAGGCGGATCTTATCAGCGAATTGTGCAAGTTCCCATTATGGCGACTGGTACGAGTAATGATATTAGCAACCTACAATATGAGATTCGAAAACAGCAAAGCATTCCCAGTGATGGCAAGGATTACAGCTTTGATATGCAAGAAGCCAAAGTACCCACTCACTATGTTTATCAGATCGTTCCAAAGCTAGATCCCCGAGCCTACCTCATTGCCGAAATCAGTGATTGGGAGCAATTGCAATTACTGCCAGGCCCGGCACGCATGTATTTATATGGAAGTTATGTAGGTATAACTGAGGTAGATCCCAGCACAATTAAGGATACCTTACGTCTTAGCTTGGGTCAAGATAAAGGCTTGAACGTTGAGCGGAAGGTAGATGAGCTGGTAGAAGCAGAAGGTTTCTTTGGTGATGATATTGGGAAGCAAATGGCCTGGGACATTGAAATCCGTAATCTAAAAAATGAAATGGTGAGCCTATTAGTCTACGACCAAGTTCCTCTTAGCGGTAGAGATTACATCCGTGTTAAAGCCTTAGACCTTGGTGGCGCCAAACTAAATAGCAAAACAGGGGAGCTCGTGTGGAAGATCGACCTTGATGCTAAAGAAACACGTACGCTTAAGTTTTCCTATCAGGTGAGGTACCCAAGAACGGTGACTATTGATTGA
- a CDS encoding WD40/YVTN/BNR-like repeat-containing protein, with protein sequence MTRFTFLFLCLSGFAFGQPYQWTKLDTEAFRGKQDDIYFIGDEAWYINGIGRIFHSADNGKSWEMQLEKTGTFFRCINFIDSLNGFAGTIGTDYFPNVQDTVPLYRTIDGGKSWQAVEYSGPTVKGLCAMDHFKEAYINHGELSYKTHIYGVGRVGSPAFMMESHDAGATWTSRDMSPYCSMLFDIKMLSAKVGFACAASSYDLRQSHAVVLKTEDGAKTWKVVYESERPFETTWKLDFPSDSIGYATIQSYNPDTTVSMQRIVKTTDGGNSWQEMDLVDDYRLREFGIGFIDDQHGFVGTTRTGFETLDGGHSWHKIDLGYACNKIRIDRSDAQKPKGYAIGVSVLRLGGK encoded by the coding sequence ATGACACGTTTTACCTTCCTCTTTCTTTGCCTTAGCGGCTTCGCTTTTGGACAACCATATCAATGGACAAAATTGGATACCGAAGCCTTTAGGGGCAAGCAAGATGATATCTACTTTATTGGTGATGAAGCCTGGTATATCAATGGCATCGGTCGCATCTTCCATTCTGCGGATAATGGGAAGAGCTGGGAGATGCAATTGGAAAAAACCGGAACCTTTTTCCGCTGCATCAACTTTATTGACAGCCTTAATGGCTTTGCTGGCACTATTGGCACCGACTATTTCCCGAATGTTCAAGACACTGTTCCTCTCTATAGAACCATTGATGGCGGTAAGAGCTGGCAGGCCGTAGAATACAGTGGGCCAACGGTTAAGGGTCTTTGTGCCATGGATCATTTCAAAGAAGCCTATATCAATCATGGTGAATTGAGTTATAAAACCCACATCTATGGCGTGGGTCGAGTGGGCAGTCCGGCCTTTATGATGGAATCGCATGATGCCGGGGCCACCTGGACCTCTCGCGACATGAGCCCCTACTGCTCCATGCTCTTCGACATCAAAATGCTGAGTGCCAAAGTGGGCTTTGCCTGTGCTGCCTCCAGTTACGATCTAAGACAATCCCATGCCGTGGTTTTAAAAACTGAAGATGGAGCTAAAACCTGGAAGGTCGTTTATGAATCAGAACGACCCTTTGAAACCACTTGGAAACTCGATTTTCCGAGCGACTCAATAGGCTACGCCACCATCCAATCCTATAACCCAGATACTACAGTAAGTATGCAACGTATTGTAAAAACCACTGACGGTGGTAATAGCTGGCAGGAAATGGATTTAGTAGATGATTATCGCTTGCGTGAATTTGGTATTGGCTTTATTGATGATCAGCATGGATTTGTGGGAACTACGCGCACTGGCTTCGAAACCCTGGATGGTGGTCATAGCTGGCATAAAATCGACCTTGGCTATGCCTGCAATAAAATCCGTATCGACCGTAGTGATGCCCAAAAACCTAAGGGCTATGCAATTGGGGTGAGTGTGCTTCGCTTGGGGGGAAAGTAG
- a CDS encoding HU family DNA-binding protein, which produces MSVQFKVIQRKNPQDFSAAPLHYALAVRGQKVDLDGLSALISDGSTVRQNDVYAVLIGMVNAIIHELQNGRVVQLGKLGSFAISISAEGRQSDEEVTAASIKKSRILYRPQKELQDMLKTLKFERQSSAASS; this is translated from the coding sequence ATGTCTGTTCAATTTAAAGTGATTCAGAGAAAGAATCCCCAGGATTTCAGTGCCGCTCCCTTGCATTATGCCTTAGCGGTGCGTGGTCAAAAGGTAGACCTGGATGGTTTATCGGCCTTAATTAGTGATGGTAGTACGGTGCGCCAGAATGATGTGTACGCAGTTTTAATTGGAATGGTGAATGCCATTATCCATGAATTGCAAAACGGAAGGGTGGTGCAGCTCGGTAAACTGGGCTCCTTTGCAATTTCCATTAGTGCAGAAGGGCGCCAGTCTGATGAGGAAGTTACTGCCGCTAGCATTAAGAAGTCGCGAATTTTGTACCGTCCGCAAAAAGAGTTGCAGGACATGCTTAAAACCCTCAAGTTCGAACGACAAAGTTCAGCAGCTAGCAGCTAG
- a CDS encoding lipase family protein, with protein MKLRSLFILSLLMNSLLAQVDYISTDSLRMIDFNPDINPLVNPDTGQAGFKLVFWVHGLAGNQHSWGRVQEVTEVQIGNPIPGYPVRNVAGYALSYQGEEYRRIFGLATFVNNSKMGIWRNNPLYDTVPVAKNFAIAHSQGGIVSRAIRYQNVNDTNAAGVHLSPAHFSHLATFGTPNGGAYIINTTATGGPVQAWIDEGCRAFGAGVVQDFVNSKWWLGAIITPAMVTSFTNKACDGFNKLVFPMLVNSIRKPVGMDYAMGAPNLNELKSFAQQDNMKVVTFYGVEEEPVFWRVLHTMTNTADTDSSNLSGSILATNPFGLVSDQEFADTINYRYHDYISKKNAQNTISRNYNVFAAYSYFNPGALISLRGLANKASANARNYDRAAHWLGQANMNWKRFIGARKDTTILEGYYCECLIDLGGTQGYSFTQTIVQTPLECNPPNAVNCFVSPKVSHQVIEEPNDGVVTVSSQIDYPNAKVPLEMENTNHMQERNHEQTRLRLNELFNGDLGDEFKLDEK; from the coding sequence ATGAAACTAAGAAGCCTTTTTATTTTAAGCCTTTTGATGAATAGCCTCCTGGCGCAAGTGGATTATATATCCACCGACTCTTTAAGAATGATTGATTTTAATCCGGATATAAACCCTTTAGTGAATCCCGATACCGGGCAAGCAGGTTTTAAATTAGTTTTTTGGGTGCATGGTTTGGCTGGAAATCAGCATTCCTGGGGTCGCGTTCAGGAGGTTACCGAAGTGCAAATTGGTAATCCCATACCAGGCTATCCGGTTCGAAATGTAGCTGGCTACGCCTTATCCTATCAAGGAGAAGAATATCGTAGAATATTCGGTTTAGCGACTTTCGTAAACAATTCCAAGATGGGGATATGGCGAAACAACCCTTTGTATGATACGGTGCCGGTAGCTAAAAATTTTGCCATTGCGCATAGTCAGGGGGGGATTGTTTCGCGAGCCATCCGCTATCAAAATGTAAATGATACTAATGCGGCTGGAGTGCATTTAAGCCCGGCGCATTTTTCACATTTAGCCACCTTTGGTACTCCCAATGGCGGGGCCTATATTATCAATACCACTGCAACGGGTGGACCGGTGCAAGCTTGGATTGATGAAGGCTGCAGAGCTTTTGGCGCCGGCGTAGTGCAAGATTTTGTCAATTCGAAATGGTGGTTGGGTGCAATTATCACCCCGGCAATGGTAACTAGCTTTACTAATAAGGCCTGTGATGGATTTAATAAATTGGTATTTCCTATGCTGGTAAATTCTATTCGCAAACCAGTAGGAATGGATTATGCTATGGGAGCCCCTAATTTAAATGAGTTGAAAAGCTTTGCGCAGCAAGACAATATGAAGGTAGTTACCTTTTATGGAGTGGAGGAAGAGCCTGTATTTTGGCGTGTTCTTCATACTATGACCAATACAGCCGATACGGATTCCTCTAATCTTTCAGGATCCATATTGGCGACCAATCCCTTTGGATTGGTGAGTGATCAAGAGTTTGCGGATACCATTAACTATCGATACCACGATTATATATCTAAAAAGAATGCCCAAAATACCATTTCCAGGAATTACAATGTTTTTGCGGCTTATAGCTATTTTAATCCGGGTGCCTTAATATCTTTAAGAGGTTTGGCCAATAAGGCAAGTGCCAATGCACGAAATTATGATAGAGCAGCCCATTGGTTAGGGCAGGCCAATATGAATTGGAAGAGGTTCATCGGCGCCAGAAAGGATACCACGATTTTAGAGGGTTATTATTGTGAATGTTTGATAGATTTAGGTGGTACCCAAGGATATTCCTTTACGCAAACTATCGTTCAAACACCTTTGGAGTGTAATCCACCCAATGCGGTCAATTGTTTTGTTTCGCCTAAAGTAAGTCACCAGGTGATAGAAGAACCCAATGATGGGGTAGTAACCGTATCTTCTCAAATTGATTATCCGAATGCAAAAGTTCCATTAGAAATGGAAAATACCAATCATATGCAGGAAAGGAATCATGAACAAACCCGCTTGCGATTAAATGAATTGTTTAATGGCGATTTGGGAGATGAATTTAAGCTCGATGAAAAGTAA
- a CDS encoding outer membrane protein assembly factor BamB family protein, with translation MKSKRMFILNSFFLVGIFFTSCCDRDEPPKPQSKPAYEILWQRPIVPDPELYFSLSINPFLYKGMVIVSSEYTMEGVESPLMFLDSADGHIIDLWSDFIDGAVPYINESASSEGEFLVLNTQRSVDCVNLETRSRQWASLISRNHPYNYIYKGYVYTTIQYNGEDGAAVLRSPLYHEDWQTVYSFIRTDEYDPFFSALGFGETEDGHDIVVWKNRSSYTNKDQTDIFAYDLTADSLLWRNRDFNVFGGILPLQVDNQRVYGAVERRVFCLDLMTGDSIWTNDFSGIIAQPRLSNIDQGMMYLSDYKVYIKGVGPELVILHKSDGSLFRSNNELPRGIEDRVTYFEGKLFMSTQELVIVDLLTGDLLNDPNAMLRTFGNIYSKIVIDPDRRVMYFHNGRTLFCVKIPEDL, from the coding sequence ATGAAAAGTAAAAGAATGTTTATACTCAATAGTTTTTTCTTGGTAGGCATTTTTTTCACCAGCTGTTGTGATCGGGATGAGCCACCAAAACCTCAATCTAAGCCAGCCTATGAAATTCTTTGGCAGCGACCTATTGTGCCTGACCCTGAACTCTATTTTAGTTTGTCAATTAATCCATTTCTCTATAAGGGAATGGTAATCGTGAGTTCAGAATATACCATGGAGGGGGTAGAGAGTCCCTTGATGTTCTTGGATTCTGCCGATGGCCATATTATTGACCTTTGGTCGGATTTTATTGATGGCGCGGTCCCTTATATAAATGAAAGTGCCAGTTCGGAAGGTGAATTTTTAGTTCTGAACACTCAAAGATCGGTGGACTGTGTGAACCTTGAGACCCGCAGCCGGCAATGGGCTTCTTTAATTTCTCGTAATCACCCTTATAACTATATTTATAAAGGTTATGTTTATACAACCATACAGTATAATGGTGAAGATGGAGCAGCGGTATTGCGCAGCCCCTTATACCATGAAGATTGGCAGACAGTTTATTCCTTTATTCGTACCGATGAGTATGATCCTTTTTTCTCCGCTTTGGGATTTGGTGAAACAGAGGATGGCCATGATATTGTAGTTTGGAAAAATCGCAGTAGTTATACCAATAAAGATCAAACCGACATTTTCGCCTATGATCTCACCGCCGATTCCTTATTGTGGCGAAACCGCGATTTTAATGTGTTTGGTGGCATATTACCCCTGCAGGTAGATAATCAAAGAGTTTACGGAGCGGTGGAACGCAGGGTTTTTTGCCTTGATTTAATGACCGGGGATTCGATATGGACTAATGATTTTAGCGGAATTATCGCCCAACCACGTCTTAGTAATATTGATCAGGGGATGATGTATCTGTCCGACTACAAAGTCTATATAAAAGGGGTGGGACCGGAGCTGGTCATCTTACATAAAAGTGATGGCAGTCTGTTTAGATCGAATAATGAATTGCCTCGAGGCATTGAAGACCGGGTGACCTATTTTGAAGGCAAATTATTTATGTCTACCCAAGAATTGGTGATTGTAGACTTGCTTACGGGTGACCTTTTAAATGACCCCAATGCCATGCTTAGGACTTTTGGAAATATATACAGCAAAATAGTGATCGACCCTGATCGACGGGTAATGTATTTTCATAATGGGAGAACTTTGTTTTGCGTGAAAATACCGGAGGATTTGTGA